In Streptomyces puniciscabiei, a single genomic region encodes these proteins:
- a CDS encoding polysaccharide deacetylase family protein: protein MTPRVRRITAVCVLGAALAACGGAGSTGSARPAPAERSPVSASPSASRPPVLAPGPGGLTPVFEHGPRTLGRTVALTFDADMTADQGPRAAAGEHFDNPGLIGTLHALKVPATIFMTGRWADEYPTEARSLGHDPQFEVANHSYSHYAFTGDCYGLPTVGAGRMRSEVERAYASLRKAGVPHPLPYFRFPGGCYDRRALRALSGLGVTAVQWDVVSGDAFATDAAAVTKQVLDGVKPGSVVVMHCTRSAAPTTERVVRAVVPQLRGRGYRFVKVSELIGETGGHR from the coding sequence GTGACCCCACGAGTACGCCGTATCACCGCCGTCTGTGTTCTGGGCGCGGCTCTCGCCGCCTGTGGCGGCGCGGGCTCCACGGGCAGTGCCCGTCCGGCCCCCGCCGAGCGCTCCCCCGTCTCCGCCTCCCCGTCCGCCTCGCGTCCGCCCGTACTGGCGCCCGGCCCCGGCGGCCTGACCCCGGTCTTCGAGCACGGCCCGCGCACCCTGGGCAGGACGGTCGCGCTGACCTTCGACGCCGACATGACCGCCGACCAGGGGCCCCGCGCCGCCGCCGGCGAGCACTTCGACAACCCGGGCCTCATCGGCACCCTGCACGCGCTGAAGGTGCCGGCGACGATCTTCATGACCGGCCGCTGGGCCGACGAGTACCCGACCGAGGCCCGCAGCCTCGGCCACGACCCGCAGTTCGAGGTCGCCAACCACTCCTACAGCCACTACGCGTTCACGGGCGACTGCTACGGCCTGCCGACCGTCGGCGCCGGCAGGATGCGCTCGGAGGTGGAACGGGCGTACGCCTCCCTGCGCAAGGCGGGTGTGCCGCATCCGCTGCCGTACTTCCGCTTCCCCGGCGGCTGTTACGACCGGCGGGCGCTGCGCGCCCTCAGCGGGCTCGGGGTGACCGCGGTGCAGTGGGACGTGGTGAGCGGCGACGCGTTCGCCACCGACGCCGCCGCCGTCACCAAGCAGGTGCTGGACGGGGTCAAGCCCGGCTCGGTGGTCGTCATGCACTGCACCCGCAGCGCCGCCCCGACCACCGAACGGGTCGTCCGCGCGGTCGTGCCGCAGCTGCGGGGGCGCGGCTACCGGTTCGTGAAGGTCTCCGAGCTGATCGGCGAGACCGGCGGACACCGCTGA